Proteins encoded together in one Alkalihalobacillus sp. TS-13 window:
- a CDS encoding MurR/RpiR family transcriptional regulator — MNLKERAHKYEYKLNDTDDQIVEYMLDHRDQVIEMSIQVLAKELFTVPNTITRLSKKLGYDGFSQLKNELKEEQRLESEAEEGTIPYNMNRTLELIDHDLIRQVTKQLLQSRNIYIFGVGDNLPFCEVLTTHLKIGGQTADYFLHRHDAIYAINHAGKQDVLFLISISGETEQMIEMAELAREKGVTVISLTHFTRNPLQEKADFKLFFYSPKKMLENYNISDKTPVMMVLQLLSNKLWENV, encoded by the coding sequence GTGAATTTAAAGGAACGTGCCCATAAATACGAGTACAAATTAAATGATACGGATGATCAAATTGTTGAGTATATGCTGGATCATCGGGATCAGGTGATTGAGATGTCGATCCAGGTGTTGGCGAAGGAGTTGTTCACTGTTCCGAATACGATTACCCGGTTATCGAAGAAGCTTGGGTATGATGGTTTTTCGCAGTTGAAGAATGAACTGAAAGAGGAACAGCGGTTGGAGAGTGAAGCTGAAGAGGGGACGATCCCGTACAACATGAACCGGACATTGGAGCTGATTGATCATGATCTGATCCGTCAGGTGACGAAACAGCTACTCCAATCCCGTAATATCTACATTTTCGGTGTAGGGGATAACCTGCCATTCTGTGAAGTGCTCACCACCCATCTGAAAATCGGCGGGCAGACGGCGGATTATTTTTTACACAGGCATGATGCGATTTATGCGATCAATCATGCAGGAAAACAGGACGTGCTGTTCCTGATCAGCATTTCCGGTGAGACCGAACAGATGATTGAGATGGCGGAACTCGCAAGGGAAAAAGGGGTGACGGTCATTTCATTAACTCACTTCACCCGAAACCCACTCCAAGAGAAAGCTGACTTCAAATTATTTTTCTATTCTCCAAAAAAGATGCTTGAAAACTACAATATATCCGATAAAACACCGGTCATGATGGTGTTGCAGCTGTTATCGAATAAGTTATGGGAAAACGTGTAA